A region from the Riemerella anatipestifer genome encodes:
- a CDS encoding hydrogen peroxide-inducible genes activator: MNVQQLEYLISVDKHKHFGKAAQACFITQPTLSAMIQKLEEELDVKIFDRSAHPIRTTDAGKEILQHAYKIIDEINEMKNKANSLNNILAGKVVLGIIPTVSPFILPVEIFDFLSQNPNIEMEVKELNTDSVIKALKSGEIDAGIIVTPHHDADEFFKDVLFNEELMLYSSEYGGENESKFVLPQDIKADKIWLLEEGNCLTTQFENICNLKENRLKPNNLDFKATSISSLLQIVDRVGGITLLPELAANQLENTQKAKISRFRKPFPYREISLIYYKPTYKQKILDEFVKVVRESVQPKLNYTQAPRDYVNIRPD; the protein is encoded by the coding sequence ATGAATGTTCAGCAATTAGAATACCTCATTTCTGTGGATAAACACAAGCATTTTGGCAAAGCAGCTCAAGCGTGTTTTATCACTCAACCTACCCTTAGTGCGATGATACAGAAATTGGAAGAAGAGTTAGATGTTAAAATATTTGACCGCTCCGCACATCCAATAAGAACCACAGATGCAGGTAAGGAAATCCTGCAACACGCTTATAAGATTATTGATGAAATTAATGAGATGAAAAATAAGGCGAATAGTCTCAATAATATTTTGGCGGGTAAGGTGGTGCTGGGTATTATCCCTACGGTGTCTCCGTTTATACTTCCTGTGGAAATTTTTGATTTTCTATCACAGAATCCCAATATAGAAATGGAAGTAAAGGAACTTAATACAGACAGTGTGATAAAGGCATTGAAATCAGGCGAGATAGATGCAGGTATCATTGTGACACCTCACCACGATGCTGATGAGTTTTTTAAAGATGTTTTGTTTAATGAAGAATTGATGCTGTATTCTTCTGAGTATGGTGGGGAAAATGAGAGTAAATTTGTACTTCCTCAAGATATAAAAGCGGATAAAATATGGCTTTTGGAAGAGGGAAATTGCCTGACGACTCAATTTGAGAATATATGTAATCTTAAAGAGAATAGATTGAAACCTAATAATCTTGATTTTAAAGCGACGAGTATCAGTTCTTTACTTCAAATTGTGGATAGAGTGGGAGGAATTACGCTGTTGCCTGAACTTGCGGCTAACCAGCTAGAGAATACTCAAAAGGCTAAAATATCAAGATTTAGAAAGCCTTTTCCTTATAGAGAAATTAGTTTAATCTATTATAAACCTACCTATAAACAAAAAATTTTAGATGAGTTTGTAAAAGTGGTGAGAGAGTCGGTTCAGCCGAAACTTAACTACACGCAAGCTCCTAGAGATTATGTTAATATTAGACCAGATTAA
- a CDS encoding catalase, whose protein sequence is MSHKKLTSTSGSPYYEYEDSQTVGSRGPVLLQDFVLQEKLAHFVRERIPERVVHAKGTGAYGTFTVTNDITKYTKAKLFSKVGNTCKIFARFSTVGGEKGSADTERDPRGFALKFYTEDGNWDLVGNNTPVFFIKDAKKFSDFIHTQKRHPKTNLKSHTMMWDFWSLNPESLHQVLILMSDRGTPYGYRHMHGFGSHTFSMINANNERVWVKFHFKTQQGIKNFTDEEAVKMKGENPDFAQEDLVNAIESGNFPKWTLYIQVMTEEQANESRWNPFDITKVWPHSEFPLIEVGEMELNKIPDNYFAEVEQSIFAPSNIIDGIGLSPDKMLQGRIFSYPDAHRYRVGVNAYQLQVNRCPFSVNHYHRDGAMADASNYKDSPNYYPNSFDDIKPDSSYKAHEYHLDNNKVAFFNRNENDDDHFTQPGLLYSKAMDDQARANLVKNIINHMQKIDGERREEIINRQLCHFFRANLDLGMKVASGLGISINFNDMHQQK, encoded by the coding sequence ATGTCTCATAAAAAACTTACCTCTACTTCTGGAAGTCCTTACTACGAATACGAAGACTCACAAACGGTAGGCTCTAGAGGTCCTGTCCTGCTACAAGATTTTGTTTTACAGGAAAAACTGGCACATTTCGTAAGAGAAAGAATACCAGAAAGGGTCGTACACGCAAAAGGGACAGGAGCTTACGGAACGTTTACCGTAACTAATGATATTACCAAATATACTAAAGCTAAACTCTTCTCTAAAGTAGGCAACACTTGCAAGATATTTGCTCGTTTCTCAACGGTTGGCGGCGAAAAAGGCAGTGCTGATACTGAAAGAGACCCTAGAGGCTTCGCTCTTAAATTTTATACAGAAGACGGAAATTGGGATTTGGTGGGCAACAATACCCCCGTGTTCTTTATCAAAGACGCTAAAAAATTCTCTGATTTCATTCATACACAGAAAAGACACCCAAAAACCAACCTCAAAAGCCACACGATGATGTGGGATTTTTGGTCGCTTAATCCCGAATCTCTTCACCAAGTACTTATACTAATGTCAGATAGAGGTACACCTTACGGCTATCGCCATATGCACGGTTTTGGCTCTCACACCTTTTCTATGATTAACGCTAATAATGAAAGGGTTTGGGTGAAATTCCATTTTAAAACCCAACAAGGCATTAAAAACTTCACCGATGAGGAAGCTGTGAAAATGAAAGGTGAAAATCCAGACTTTGCTCAAGAAGACCTTGTAAATGCAATAGAAAGTGGCAACTTCCCTAAATGGACACTCTACATACAGGTAATGACCGAAGAACAGGCTAATGAGTCTCGTTGGAATCCTTTTGATATAACCAAAGTTTGGCCTCATAGCGAGTTTCCTTTAATAGAAGTGGGAGAAATGGAACTCAACAAAATCCCTGATAATTATTTCGCTGAAGTGGAGCAGTCTATATTTGCTCCTAGCAATATCATTGACGGTATTGGACTTTCTCCCGACAAAATGCTACAAGGACGCATCTTCTCCTATCCAGATGCACATCGTTATAGAGTGGGCGTTAATGCTTATCAGTTGCAGGTTAATCGCTGTCCATTCTCGGTAAATCATTATCATAGAGATGGTGCAATGGCAGATGCTTCAAACTATAAAGATAGTCCAAACTATTATCCAAATAGCTTTGATGATATAAAACCTGACTCTTCCTATAAAGCCCACGAATATCATTTAGATAATAATAAAGTGGCTTTTTTCAACCGAAATGAAAATGATGATGACCATTTTACACAACCTGGATTACTTTATTCCAAAGCGATGGACGACCAAGCTAGAGCCAACCTTGTAAAAAATATTATAAACCATATGCAAAAAATTGATGGTGAAAGAAGAGAGGAAATCATCAATAGACAACTCTGCCATTTCTTCCGTGCTAATTTAGACTTAGGAATGAAAGTGGCTTCTGGACTTGGCATCAGCATCAATTTTAATGATATGCATCAGCAAAAGTAA
- a CDS encoding aldo/keto reductase, which produces MKRKEFLQNLGLGVLSAAAVPTTLLGQSTVVNNKDNETIDGYNEEMPPLNDGNSLNKVLGLGGVPLAGAWKPTSEEDALKTLEKAWELGIRYYDTSPRYGNGISERRFGVFLDGKPSDKYILSSKVGRILKPGVAPKEQIKHLWKNPMNAVFNYDYTASGARKSIEDSLLRLGVQKLDFVFIHDLNPANFGSKEEYQNYFEEAKKGAIPELAKMKEEGIIKGWGFGINQPDAVLEALNFSQPDICLMATQYSLLDHKQALNETFPTLQKNKVKIVLGSPLNCGYLAGNETWNYSPNPAPKEITEKRKQLQAVAAKYGVDLRTAALQFAMAHPAVVSVLTGCRNAEQIYKNFISLHGNEIINKAFWGELKALGLIEKNAPTPTV; this is translated from the coding sequence ATGAAAAGGAAAGAGTTTTTGCAGAATTTAGGTTTAGGCGTATTATCGGCAGCAGCAGTACCTACTACTTTGTTAGGTCAAAGCACTGTTGTAAACAATAAAGACAACGAAACCATTGATGGATATAATGAAGAAATGCCACCTCTAAACGACGGCAATAGCCTTAATAAAGTATTAGGACTTGGTGGCGTTCCATTAGCAGGAGCTTGGAAACCAACTTCGGAGGAAGACGCACTAAAAACTCTGGAAAAAGCGTGGGAATTAGGCATTCGTTATTATGATACATCTCCTAGATACGGTAACGGAATTAGCGAGAGAAGATTTGGTGTATTTTTAGACGGCAAACCTTCGGATAAATATATTTTATCCAGTAAAGTAGGGAGAATTTTAAAGCCTGGAGTTGCTCCAAAGGAACAAATTAAGCACCTTTGGAAAAACCCAATGAATGCCGTTTTCAATTACGATTACACAGCAAGTGGAGCTAGAAAATCAATAGAGGACAGCTTATTAAGGTTGGGAGTTCAGAAGTTAGATTTTGTTTTTATCCACGATTTAAACCCTGCTAATTTCGGTTCTAAAGAAGAGTATCAAAACTATTTTGAAGAAGCTAAAAAAGGAGCTATCCCCGAACTTGCCAAAATGAAAGAAGAAGGCATCATCAAAGGTTGGGGCTTTGGCATCAATCAGCCTGATGCGGTTCTAGAAGCATTGAATTTTTCGCAACCAGACATTTGTCTAATGGCTACACAATACTCTCTACTAGACCATAAGCAGGCTCTAAATGAAACCTTCCCTACCTTACAAAAAAATAAAGTAAAAATTGTACTTGGTTCTCCACTAAACTGTGGTTATCTTGCAGGAAATGAAACTTGGAACTACTCTCCAAATCCAGCTCCTAAAGAAATTACAGAAAAGAGAAAGCAACTACAAGCCGTAGCTGCTAAGTACGGTGTTGACCTAAGAACGGCTGCTCTACAATTTGCAATGGCACATCCTGCCGTAGTTTCTGTACTCACAGGTTGTAGAAATGCAGAACAGATTTACAAGAATTTTATTTCGTTACACGGAAACGAAATCATCAACAAAGCCTTTTGGGGTGAGTTAAAAGCTTTAGGACTAATTGAAAAAAACGCTCCTACTCCAACTGTTTAA